GCGTTGTATTAGTTATATAGAGGTAGAGCTACTGATTGGATGCGGGGGCTTCATCGCCTACCAATTCCTGACAAACTCCGAATGCTATATAATGATTTACAGCAGTGAGGGCATGGGTGCTAAGGTCCATGTCCGAGAGGGAAAGAACCCAGACCATCAGCTAAGGTCCCCAAATATATGTTAAGTTGAATAAACGAGGTTTGTCTGCCCAGACAGCTAGGATGTTGGCTTGGAAGCAGCCATTCATTTAAAGAGTGCGTAACAGCTCACTAGTCGAGCGGACGAGCATGGATAATAATCGGGCATAAACATATTACCGAAGCTATGGATGTATAGTTTACTATACGTGGTAGGGGAGCATTCTAGTTGTGCTGAAGGTGTTCTGTAAGGGATGCTGGAACGGCTAGAAAAGAAAATGTAGGCATAAGTAACGATAAGGCGGGTGAGAAACCCGCCCTCCGAAAGACTAAGGTTTCCACAGCGATGCTAATCAGCTGTGGGTTAGTCAGGGCCTAAGGCGAACCCGAAAGGGGTAGTCGATGGACAACAGGTTAATATTCCTGTACACGCACCCATTAAAAGTGACGGATTGCCCAGATCTTTACGTACTGACGGAATAGTACGTTGAGCCTAAACTTCGGTTGAAGCGAAAAGAAGTAAGCGGTTCCAAGAAAAGCGAGGGCTGCGTCCTGTACCGTAAACCGACACAGGTAGTTGGGATGAGTATTCTAAGGAGCTCGAGTGATTCATGGCTAAGGAACTAGGCAAAATAGACCCGTAACTTCGGGAGAAGGGTCGCCCCACTTTATGTGGGGCCGCAGTGAAAAGGTCCAGGCGACTGTTTATCAAAAACACAGGGCTCTGCTAAAACGAAAGTTGATGTATAGGGCCTGACACCTGCCCGGTGCTGGAAGGTTAAGTGGAGGGTTTAGCTTCGGCGAAGATCTGAAATGAAGCCCCAGTAAACGGCGGCCGTAACTATAACGGTCCTAAGGTAGCGAAATTCCTTGTCGGGTAAGTTCCGACCTGCACGAATGGTGCAACGATCTGGACACTGTCTCAGCCATGAGCTCGGTGAAATTGTAGTATCGGTGAAGATGCCGATTACCCGCTACGGGACGAAAAGACCCCGTGAACCTTTACTATAGCTTAGTATTGGCTTTGGATAAGTAATGTGTAGGATAGGTCGGAGACTTTGAAGGAGCATCGCCAGGTGTTTTGGAGTCATTGTTGAAATACGACCCTTTGCTTATCTAGAGTCTAACCCAGCGATGGGGACAGTGCTTGGTGGGTAGTTTGACTGGGGTGGTCGCCTCCAAAAGAGTAACGGAGGCTTCTAAAGGTACCCTCAGTACGCTTGGTAACCGTACGTAGAGTGCAATGGCATAAGGGTGCTTGACTGCGAGACCTACAAGTCGATCAGGTTGGAAACAAGAGCATAGTGATCCGGTGGTTCCGCATGGAAGGGCCATCGCTCAAAGGATAAAAGGTACTCCGGGGATAACAGGCTGATCTCCCCCAAGAGCTCACATCGACGGGGGGGTTTGGCACCTCGATGTCGGCTCGTCACATCCTGGGGCTGGAGAAGGTCCCAAGGGTTGGGCTGTTCGCCCATTAAAGTGGCACGCGAGCTGGGTTCAGAACGTCGTGAGACAGTTCGGTCTCTATCTGTAGCGGGCGTTAGAAATTTGCGTGGATTTGATTCTAGTACGAGAGGACCGAATTGAACTAACCTCTGGTGTATCTGTTGTTCCGCCAGGAGCATTGCAGAGTAGCTACGTTGGGAAGGGATAAGCGCTGAAAGCATATAAGCGCGAAACCCACCACAAGATGAGATTTCTTTAAAGGGTGGTTGTAGATCACGACCTTGATAGGATATAGGTGTAAAGGCAGTAATGTCATAGCCGAGTATTACTAATAACCCATAGGCTTATGTACTGCGGGCTTTAATTATTAAGTTTTAGAACTCAAGTAAGAAAAATAAACAAACAATATTGATATCAATATGTTAACATATACTGTTAGTTAAAAGTTAGAAAGAATAAAGTTAAAAGGTTTAAATACTTTAGAATTTTATAAACTTGAAAGCTTTATAACTGATAAGACCTTAAGGTGATTATTGCAATAGGGCTCACCTCTTCCCATTCCGAACAGAGAAGTTAAGCCTATTAGCGCAGATGGTACTGCCATTGGTGGGAGAGTATGTCATCGCCTTTTTTTAAATCCTCATTCATTTATTTGAATGAGGATTTTTTGTTTTATAACCTATCATAAACAAAAACAATAACCAATAAAAAAGCCGATTCTACTATTTATTTAGAATCGGCTTTTAGTTTACTGCTTGATATGAACTACATAAGATAGAAGTTCTCTTGTTTGGTAGGTGATACTCAATCTGTAGCAATACCAAAATAGATCCATATAACGTCTTCTGAGTAGTTGTTTTCTTGTGCATGACTTTCACCTGGTTCTATGATAATACAGTCTCCTGAAGTGACTGTAATCTTATTTCCGTTAACAATAAAGTCTATTTTACCAGATTGGATATAAAATACTTCGTACATGGTTTTATGGATGTGTGCTTCTACTTTGTCCCCAGGTTTGAAAGTAGCAGATCCAAAATTCATTAGTTGAGGAATTTCTCCTTTTTCTATAAAGACTTTCTTTTTTACGTTGGAGTTGTGATTGGTTAATATTTCTTGTAATGAATGGGTATGTGTAAGTCTCATATGATGATAAATTGTATATATAAAAGTAATATAATTTATATAGGATTCTTTGCGTTAGGGATTGAGTGGTTTGTTTGAGCTCTTTTTTAGTGTTTATTTAGAATGTAGGAGCTGGAATTTAGAATGTTATTACAAGAAGTGTAAAAGCCTTAGTTAAACAAGCTAAAAAAAGCGAGTAACGAAAGCCCGACCCTTTGGGTAACGCCCAAAAAGAAAGAGCACCTTAAATGAATAAGATGCTCTTTTAATATTTAAAAAGGATTAGATTATAACTCTAACGCTTTTTTAGGATTGTTGTTCATTAACAATTCAATTGGGTTTTCTATAGCTTCTTTAATTGCTACTAAGAAACCAACTGATTCACGACCATCTACAATACGGTGATCGTAAGATAATGCTACATACATAATTGGTTGAATAACCACTTGTCCGTTAACAGCCATAGGACGCTCTACAATGTTGTGCATACCTAAAATTGCAGACTGAGGAGGGTTAATGATAGGTGTAGATAACATAGATCCGAATACTCCACCGTTAGTAATGGTAAAAGTACCTCCTGTCATTTCATCAACAGTAATTTGACCGTCACGAGCTCTTAAAGCCAAACGCTTTACTTCTGCTTCAACTCCTCTAAAAGATAAGTTTTCTGCATTTCTGATTACAGGAACCATTAAACCTTTAGGTCCAGAAACAGCGATAGAAATATCAGCAAAATCGTTTTTGATTTGGTAATCACCATCGATCATAGAGTTAACATCTGGGTATAATTCTAAAGCTCTAGTAACTGCTAAAGTAAAGAAAGACATAAATCCTAAACCAACTCCGTGTTTCGCTTTAAATTCTTCTTTGTATTGGTTACGTAAGTCAAAAACAGGTTGCATGTTTACTTCGTTAAAAGTAGTTAACATAGCAGTTTCGTTTTTAACAGAAACCAAACGTTGAGCTACTTTTCTACGTAGCATAGACATTTTTTTACTTTCTGAAGCACGACTACCTGTAGCTGTTCCCATTGCAGGTACTGCATTAATAGCATCTTCTTTAGTAACTCTACCATCTTTACCAGTACCTTGAATAGCACCAGCGTCGATTCCTTTTTCGTCTAATATTTTTTTAGCTGCTGGAGATGCGCTTCCTGTAGCATAAGTAGCGTTTTCTGCTTTTGGAGCAGCTGGAGCTTCTTTTACTGGAGCCGCTTCTTCTTTAGCAGGAGCTGCCTCTTTTTTCTCTGGAGCAGCAGAACCATCAGGTCTTGCAGCATCCATATCAATTAAACATACTACAGCACCAACGGCTACAGCATCACCTTCTTCTGCTTTTAAAGTAATAATTCCACTTTCTTCTGCAGGTAATTCTAAAGTTGCTTTATCAGAATCTACTTCAGCAATTGGTTGGTCTTTTTCTACATAATCACCATCCTCAACTAACCAAGTTGCGATTTCTACTTCTGTGATTGATTCTCCCGGAGAAGGGACTTTCATTTCTAAAACCATTAGATAATATTTTTGATGTTATTTGTTTATTTAGTGTGTTCTTTGTTTATGATTGAAATACTTTATTTAGTATTTCTTGGTGTCTCTTTTTAAATCTAGCACTAGATCCTGCAGCAGGAACAGAGAAGAATCTAAGTGAGGCTACGCTTAAAGGTACCAATTTAAAACGTTGTAGCATATATGACCATGCTCCCATGTTTTCTGGTTCTTCTTGTGCCCATACAAATTCGACATCACTAGGATATGAATCTATTACAGCTTGAATTTTTTCTTCGTGTAATGGGAATAATTGTTCTATACGAACTAAAGCAACAGTTTCGTTTCCTAAATTTTCTCTTTCTTCTAACATATCGTAGTAGAATTTACCAGAACAGAAAACTACTTTTTTAACGTTTGCTTTGTTGATGATTGTATCATCTATTACTTCTTGGAAACCTCCTTCTGCTAACTCTTCTATAGTGTTTACAGCTTTAGGATGACGTAATAAACTCTTAGGTGTAAATACAACTAAAGGCTTACGGTGATTACGTTTCATGTGACGACGTAATAAGTGATACATGTTTGCAGGTTCTGTACAGTTTGCAATAGTCATGTTATCATAGTCACATAACTGTAAGTATCTTTCGATTCTTGCAGATGAATGCTCAGATCCTTGTCCTTCGTATCCATGAGGTAATAACATTACAATTCCGTTTTGTAACTTCCACTTGTCTTCTGCAGCACAAATGTATTGGTCGAACATAATTTGAGCTCCGTTTCCAAAGTCTCCAAATTGAGCTTCCCAAATAGTTAAAGTATTAGGGTGAGCCATGGCATAACCATAGTCAAAACCTAAAACTCCATATTCTGATAACAAAGAGTTGTAAATAGTCATTACTCCTTTGTTATTTTTATTAGTGTTTAATAAGTTGATGCGTTCTTCTGAAACTTCATCTCTTAAAATAGCGTGACGGTGGCTAAATGTACCACGTTCTACATCTTGTCCAGAAATACGAACGTTAAATCCTTCTTCTAATAAAGAACCGTA
Above is a genomic segment from Wenyingzhuangia fucanilytica containing:
- the odhB gene encoding 2-oxoglutarate dehydrogenase complex dihydrolipoyllysine-residue succinyltransferase encodes the protein MVLEMKVPSPGESITEVEIATWLVEDGDYVEKDQPIAEVDSDKATLELPAEESGIITLKAEEGDAVAVGAVVCLIDMDAARPDGSAAPEKKEAAPAKEEAAPVKEAPAAPKAENATYATGSASPAAKKILDEKGIDAGAIQGTGKDGRVTKEDAINAVPAMGTATGSRASESKKMSMLRRKVAQRLVSVKNETAMLTTFNEVNMQPVFDLRNQYKEEFKAKHGVGLGFMSFFTLAVTRALELYPDVNSMIDGDYQIKNDFADISIAVSGPKGLMVPVIRNAENLSFRGVEAEVKRLALRARDGQITVDEMTGGTFTITNGGVFGSMLSTPIINPPQSAILGMHNIVERPMAVNGQVVIQPIMYVALSYDHRIVDGRESVGFLVAIKEAIENPIELLMNNNPKKALEL
- a CDS encoding cupin domain-containing protein, translated to MRLTHTHSLQEILTNHNSNVKKKVFIEKGEIPQLMNFGSATFKPGDKVEAHIHKTMYEVFYIQSGKIDFIVNGNKITVTSGDCIIIEPGESHAQENNYSEDVIWIYFGIATD